One stretch of Candidatus Angelobacter sp. DNA includes these proteins:
- a CDS encoding VTC domain-containing protein, whose translation MGSDRLQHQRYELKYHVNEDKALRIRDFVRSYLEIDEYSALQPDLSYPTLSLYLDSVGLDTYWQAVNGNRNRFKLRLRYYDDRPDTPVFFEIKRRDDNVILKDRGGVRKSAVRWLLAGHMPERKHMLNPNDTDAFVAVQRFCQLMLQLNAKPRMHIAYLREAYENPSDNNVRLTMDRQVESQPHPAPRLIAKSPRPHIVFGRTVILELKFTARYPVWFRDLVETFNCMQMGAAKFAEGIIFKGEDWVHRGCSPEKVLEEFLTAEKYPALFEAPKPADA comes from the coding sequence ATGGGCTCAGACCGATTACAACATCAGCGATACGAGCTGAAATATCACGTCAACGAGGACAAGGCGTTGCGCATTCGCGACTTCGTACGGAGCTACCTGGAGATTGACGAATACAGCGCGCTCCAACCGGACCTCTCTTATCCGACACTGAGCCTTTACCTGGACTCGGTCGGCCTTGACACTTACTGGCAGGCCGTGAACGGGAACCGGAATCGTTTCAAACTCCGCCTGCGCTATTACGACGACCGGCCCGACACGCCGGTCTTCTTCGAAATCAAACGGCGGGACGACAACGTCATCTTGAAAGACCGCGGAGGAGTCCGCAAAAGCGCCGTGCGCTGGCTGCTCGCCGGCCACATGCCCGAACGCAAGCACATGCTGAATCCGAACGACACCGATGCGTTCGTCGCCGTCCAGCGCTTCTGCCAGTTGATGCTTCAACTCAACGCCAAACCCAGGATGCACATCGCCTATTTGCGCGAGGCATATGAAAATCCGAGTGACAACAACGTTCGCCTCACGATGGACCGCCAGGTGGAAAGCCAGCCGCACCCCGCGCCGCGCCTCATTGCCAAAAGCCCGCGACCGCACATCGTCTTCGGTCGGACCGTGATTCTGGAACTGAAATTCACGGCCCGCTATCCGGTCTGGTTTCGTGACCTCGTGGAAACGTTCAACTGCATGCAAATGGGCGCGGCCAAATTCGCGGAAGGGATCATCTTCAAAGGCGAAGACTGGGTGCATCGCGGCTGCTCGCCGGAAAAGGTCCTGGAGGAGTTTCTGACGGCCGAAAAATATCCGGCGTTGTTCGAAGCGCCGAAACCCGCGGACGCCTGA
- a CDS encoding MogA/MoaB family molybdenum cofactor biosynthesis protein, translating to MQIHVGIVTISDRASKGLYDDLGGPALRTAAEGHGWKLVAEALVPDEKRDIQRAVREHISKGCQLVLTTGGTGVALRDVTPEAVREIAVRELPGFGEVMRMESLKITKNAILSRNLAAVVDKTLVLCLPGKPSGAVECLGFVVGAIPHCVEVLQEVPTSC from the coding sequence ATGCAAATTCACGTTGGTATCGTCACGATTTCGGACCGCGCCTCGAAGGGCCTTTACGACGACCTGGGCGGACCCGCGCTAAGAACGGCTGCCGAAGGCCACGGCTGGAAGCTTGTGGCCGAAGCGCTCGTGCCGGACGAAAAGCGCGACATTCAACGCGCCGTCCGCGAACATATCTCCAAGGGCTGCCAGCTCGTCCTGACCACTGGCGGCACAGGAGTCGCGTTGCGCGACGTGACGCCGGAGGCAGTGCGCGAAATCGCCGTGCGCGAGCTACCCGGTTTCGGAGAAGTGATGCGGATGGAGTCGCTGAAAATCACAAAAAACGCGATTCTCTCCCGCAACCTGGCGGCTGTCGTGGATAAAACGCTGGTGCTATGCCTCCCGGGCAAGCCGAGCGGTGCCGTGGAATGCCTCGGTTTTGTCGTCGGAGCGATTCCCCATTGCGTCGAGGTGCTCCAGGAAGTGCCGACGAGTTGCTGA